The DNA region CGCCCGCGCCCGCTTGGCCACCGACGCCAATCCCTGCGCCCGCCTCGCCCGCCACTGACGATGCCGCTGGCGCATCAGCCGCCCGTTGCAATGGCGACAACGCTCCGTGCTGCGCGTACTCACTGGCCGGTCGCACTCGCAGCAATGGCCGCTCATGCTGAGCGCCTGGCCTCCTCCGGCGACATCCCGCGACGAGATTGCTTCAGATGTTGATAGGCGCGACGCAGAGGATCGGCCGTCACACGAGTCGTCCATAACCGTCGCAACGCAATCCCGATCTCCTGGCCAATCCGATCCTTCAAGCGAATCCCCCATACCTTCGGCGCGTCCGCGCTCGACCATTCCCGCATGCGGCTGCTCATGCCCTCGCCATAGATCTGGCGCCGCAACGCCTTCGCTCGCAATCCTCGCATCTCATCCTCCTCTTCGATCGAGCCCCCGAACGGGGACTCCCAGAGTTCAATTTTTCGCACCAGCGCCGCATCGGCCAGTGCCTTGCAGGTACCGCAAATAATCAGATAGCAGGGCTGCGCATTCACCAGGATCGGGCGCGTAAAGAGCGGCACCGTCCACCCCAAGACCCCGCATCCATCACAGACCGCCATGGCCGCCCCCTTTCGCTAGACCGTGAACAGCAAGGCCCCTAACACCACCGCCATCCCCGCCAGCACCAGCCCGCCGAACAGCTCACCAATCTGGATACTCGCCACAGGGAGACGGCGGTTGGGCCTGGGCGTCCGTCCGAATAGCCGAATCATCCGACTCGCCATTTCCTCGTCCTGCATCGGCAACCGTGACTCCCGCACCGTGAGTAGCATCCGCATGAGCAACCTCCATCCTGATCGTTAAGAGCGCCTTCCCGTCCCGAAACCCCTGCTCGAACCGTTGCTGTAAGTACAGGTCGGTGGAATAGGGAAAGTGGCAGGTCTCAAATCGTGCCGCCGCCCGCAGCCCCTGCCCCTCCGCCCCTTGCCCCGCCTCCAAGCGATCGCACTCGGCAATGCGCGCCAATAATCGTGCGTTCATCGCCCCACCTGCTCAATCTCCGCCGCCGTCGACAGCAATTTCGCCACCATCCAGTTCTGCGGAATGCCGATGATGTCGTGCAGCACGGCCTGCGTGAGCGACCAGGCCCAGGCGATCCGCTGCAGCTCATCCGGCACCGAAGCCAGCACTTCCCCACAGGCCTGCACCCAGCCGGGGAACCGATCCGCATCCCACGGCTTGATCTCGCCCGCCTGGCGCTCCAGATCTACCCGCATCTCCGAGAGGCAATCGTGCTCGCGCAGCCGTGTCGTCACGATTGAACCGCCTTTCTCGTGAAAGGCCAATTCCGCGCCTTCTCTTTCAGATAGCCGACCATGTCGATCGACTTCGGCGCCGCACTTGGTCTCGACACCATCACCGGCCCCTTCGGCAAGGCCGATACGACCTCGGCCCACACAAACCGCTTCACGGTGCCCACCAGGCGAAACGGAATGGCCCCCGCCGCCACCAATCGCCGCACCGAGCGCAGCGAGAGCCGGAGCCGAACCGCGAGTTCTTGGGGGGTAAGGAGATCGTCGGTGGCAGACATTGGCGGACACGATTTCATTTGTCAGACACCTTTTCTGATTGTCTGCCAATCGCGCCCATGAGCGCCGAATGGCCGACATCGTCGCCTAGTCCGCCGGCCAACAACGCTCTAAGCTGGCCGTAGTAATCGAGGCGATAGGTGCCAATGCGAGAGAGATCGTTTTCAAAACAGCAGAGCGCGACTTCGTTGACGCTGACTCCCCGGCGCGTCGCCGCCGTCGTCAGATCAGCCAACAGTTCCTCGGGAAGGCGAAGCGTGATGCGTTCAGTGAGTTTCGGTCGTCCCATCAGGCCACCTGCCGTACTGAGGTGGCGAGATCCTGCTTCACGAGGAACTCACCATGCTTGGAGACAGACCGGCTCTGCTCAGCCGCGCGCGCCATGAAGGCCTCGACGAGTTCTCGCGTGGTGTAAATCTTGATGCAGGGCTGCTTCGATGTTTTCGAGTGGGGGTGTTTCGTGCGCTTCATAATGGGCGCATGATAGGCCCACGTTGCGCCCATGTCAAGACCATTGCATAAAATAATTCTAGACCTAGAATGGGCCTAGCTATGACCGACAAGCACGAAAATGATAAGCCGCGGGAAGTAAAGGTATATTTCACGCCTTCCGAGCTTGATGCGATCGAATCCTTTCGGATGGAATCCACCACACTGAGGTCCCGCAATCATTTATTTCATGTTGCGATCGACTACTACATGGAGATGGTCAAACGGAGCGGGGGCGTCTTAACTGGCAAGGGTTTTCCCGTACAAATGGCGGCGGAATCTCATGGGGAATATCGTATCCGCGGGAGCACTGATCAGAAAAAGAAGGGCGGCTCCTAGTTCTAGCGCTGGGCTAGTGGCATTGGTGGGCGGGCAACATCACAGCGTCGTCGAGAAGTCACACCGGTACAAGTACTGTCCTCGGCATCAGCAGGCGCTCATCGATGGCACCTATTGCGAGACCTGTCCACTCAATCGATAGGACGATCATGGCCTTCTTCCTCGTCATCATACTGAGTCTGCTTGCACCGGGATGCGTGGCGCAGAACGCCGCCGATATTCGCGCGAAGAAATTCGCTCAACGCAGCGCCACACCTACACCGATCGCGATCAATACACGTACGTGCGCGAGCGATTCCTTGGAGCTGGCTCGTATGGGTAAATTTCTGTATCAAGGGAAAGCGGTCTGCTCGGGATGTCATGGCAGGGAAGGCAAGGGAGACGGAGACCCGGCTTCCCTGCAGCTGATGAACCCAAAACCAACAGACCTCAGCAATGACGCCATGCTAAAGCACCGAACCGACGAAGCACGATATTCGGCCATTCGTCATGGCATCCCAGGAACCGCCATGCCCCCATTCCGTGGGCATCTGACCGATCAGGAAACTCGCCTGATCATCGAATACCTGGAAGTCCTTCGAACTGGACAGTGCTGAGGAGCGATTATGCGTAGAGCGGCCCTCACCTAGGCACTGACTCGACTACTTGAGTCAGTGCCATTTTTACTGAGTAGGGTATTTTATGTGGCATATCATGCTAGTGGTGGCGGCGCTCTTCACGTTCCCTGGCTGCATCAATATGACGACGAATCTGCAGCCGATTGACCAGACGGTGCGAGCCGTCGTACAGGGGCACGATTGCATCCCGATCATCTTCGGCATCGGCATCGGTGTCAATACGGTTGAACAGGCCAAAATAGCCGATCTGCATCGCGCCACGGAGAGCCGGCTCGACGAGGGAGTTCCCGTCACCACGCCAATCACGCGCGTCCGAAGCATTGCCCTCACGGATATGCAATTCCTCATGTTCGGTGAGCGCTGCCTCGATGTCGAGGGCGAGCCGTAGCCGATGGCCCTCCCCCGCAACCCCGATCGCGGCCTCTATGCTCGCGTGAATGTTCACGGTGAGGAGCGCTGGTACGTGCGCATCGCGGTCAATGGCCGGATGCGCACCTTCGCTCCACATGGCGGTTTTCCCGCCGAGAAGGAAGCGCGGGAATTTCTCGACAACACCCGTGCCGATATCCGCAGGGGGAAATTCTTCCCCGACTCCTTCACGCGCCAAGTCCTGCCCCTCAAGGCGCTTCTTGAGCAGCAAGAAAAACGGCGCCGGAACACACCCAACAGCAAGAACGATGCGCAGTATCAGACCTGGTGGATCCAGCACTACGGCCAGCGCGACCTGCGGACGCTCGACCCGGCCCTCATCGATGAGGCGAGACGGCAATTAGAGACCGACAAGAAACGTCCGCAGACCATCCATCACTATCTCAAGTTCCTCCGCCACGCACTCAACCTCGCCATCCGGGACGAGCAGCTCGACCGTTCCCCGTTTCAACGTGTCAAGTTGCCACCGGTCCACAATCTGCGCGAGCGGTTTTATTCCATGAAAGAACGCAGGGCCCTCTATGCGGCGCTGGGGCCCATCTGGCGGGAGGCGGCGGAACTGGCAGGACTCACCGGCCTCCGTTGGTCGGAGCAGTTCGGGCTCGAACGCAGCCGCGTGAACGTGAAGGCGGGCCATCTCGTGCTGGCGACCACCAAGGCCGGACGGCCACAGACCAGGCTGCTCAATACTCGAGCCCGAGAACTCTGCCGGATCCAACTGAAACGCGCGGGCACAAGCCGCTGGCTCTATCCCAACCAGACCAAGACCGGCCCGATCGACTATGCCAATTTCCGGAAACGCATCTGGCTCCCCGCCTGTGAGGCCGCAGGCTTGACGAACGCGAGGTGGAACGACTGGCGGCACACGTTCGGCAGCGATCTCACGATGGCGGGCCATTCCGACCGCACCGTGGCCCATCTCCTCGGCCATACCAGCACGCAAATGGTCAAACGGTACGCCCACCTCGCGCCGAGCCACCTGAAGGAAGCCGTCGAAGGGTTGGGCACTGCGAAGCAACTGCAAACTCGCCGACCATCCAAAAAGCGGAAGTCGTTGTAAGTGGTTGATTTATTTGGTGCGCCCGGTTGGGATCGAACCAACGACCCTCAGCTTAGAAGGCTGATGCTCTATCCAACTGAGCTACGGGCGCACTCTATTTATCAATCACTGATGTGCAGAGTAATCGGCCATGGTCTCGACAACTGTTCCCAGCTTGTTCGCCTGGAGGTATTTGTGAACCTTTTGCGCTGCTTGCGTCAAGCCCCGCTCACGCGAGGGATTATACCGGCCTAGAATCTAAATTCCCACATGCCTGCGCATCAGCCAGGTACCACGGGAAAATAGACTGCGCATGCTCTGTCGGGACAGGAACGGTCCGGAAAGGACATGACCCTGGCCGCCCCCTCCGTCACTCGTTACCGAGGCTGACATAGCCGCGCCCAAGACTGCCACGGCGAGCCAGCCGGTGAAGGAAGCCTCACAAAAAGCGGCCTATCTTGCATCCGGGATCTACCTATCAAATGAAGCAGCGTGCGAACGATTTTTTACGCAGATGAATACCTCTCCATCATTGATCCGACTCACACCCGTGATATACTTGACCGCGATACGTTGCATATCCCGACCGATCGAACCGGGAAAGGTAGATGATGCTCATCACGACCATGTTTCCAGGCCAAGCCCTTGTGTCCCTCCTCCTCAGTCTGCTGATGCTTGCAACCACGTCATGCGACACCCTGGACGCACTCACGGAAAGCACAAAAGAGAAGATGCTTGAGAACAAGGAAGCGCTAATCGGCAGCCTCGCCGGCGGCACAGCAGGTGCGACGATTGGGGGCCTGGCCGGGAAGAAAAAAGGAGCCATCATCGGGGGAACCGTCGGCCTCGTATCCGGTGGGCTGATTGGAAACTACTACGCCAAACGAGAGCGCGATCGGACTCAAACGACGGCCTCCGTTGGGTATCGCCCCGAACAAGGCAACATTCTGACGATCAGCGACACACTGGCATCGCCCTCTGTTGCCAAACAGGGAGACTCCGTAAAGATCAATGCCAAGTACACCATCCTCAGACCAGACGAAAACAAGGCGACCATCAAGGAAACACGTGAGATCCGTTATAATGGAACAGTCGTGGACACACAAACAGCCGAAATTCAGCTGGATCAGGGTGTGCAGAACATTACCTGGGAATATCCCATCTCCCGTGAAGCCAAATCCGGCAACTACCAAGTCTTAACCACCGTCGCCATCGATGACAAAAACGCTGCAGCCACAGCCACGTTTTCGATTAAATAAGTCTGTCGGTCGTTGCTCCACCGCTTTTCAGCAGGTCATCCTGTGACGCGGTGGCTTTCGGCCTCAGCTTGGGCATGCCTGCTGCTGCTGACCGGTACAGTCGTTCAATCTGTACCGAGCGGGTGGGCCGCCTCACCGACTCAACCAGAGCCACCTCCTTCTTCACCTCCCCTCCTCCGTATCGAAGCCGGTCGGCACACCAGCAGCATTCTGCGAATCAGCACTGACGAACACAACCGCTACTTAGCAACGGTCTCCCTCGACAAGACGGTACGCATCTGGGGACTGCCGAAACTTGAGCTTCAAACCGTCCTCCGTCCACCGATCGGCAGTGGAATGAAAGGCACCTTGTATGCCGTTGCCATATCCCCCAATGGCCTCAGCATTGCGTGTGGAGGTGTGGAGGGAGAAGTCCTGATATTTGATCGGGAAACAGGGCGTCTGACCAATCGATTGCATGGCTTTCCCAACATCATCAATCATCTCACCTACTCGCGGGACGGTCGGTGGCTCGTCATTACGCTAGGAGGCCAACAGGGTATCCGGCTCTACGCCACCAAGACCTACACCCAGGTCGATCAGGACTCCGCCTATGCGGCGGCGAGCCATTATGCAGAGTTCAGCCATGACGGACGATTGATCACCGTATCGGACGATGGCCATCTTCGTCTCTACGAGGTAGGCGCAACCAGCACGTCACCGCTCACGCTCATCGGCAAACGAAAACTAGCCGGTGACCGCCCTCGTTCTGCCAGCTTCTCCCCTGACGGCAACACATTGGCGGTGGGATTTGTGGACCATCCCAGGGTGGATCTGGTATCGGGAAAGGACCTCACCGCGCTGACCTCCCTCCCCACGTCCAAAGTGGACGAAGATCAGTATTTCATATCCGTCGCATGGTCCGGCGATGGTCAAGGCCTCTATGCGGCAGGAAGTTATCAAGAACGCGGCAAGACCGGACATGCACGCGGCACGACCTTCATCCGCCGGTGGACGATCGGTGCAAACAAAACCTTCCAAGACTATCCCGTGTCAGAAGGCTCTATCGAGCAATTACTCTCCCTGAAAAACGGGGACGTGATCTTCGCCTCGCACGATCCTGCGTTGGGTGCCATCGACAGCTCCGGCATTCGCACTCAATATCTTGGCCGTCCTATTCCGGACTTTCGCGGCATGGGCGAAGAGTTCATGATCTCGGAAGATGCCGCAGTCGTGAAGTTTGCCTACAACCGCGGCAACTCGTTTACCATGTTTTCGCTCCCTGCCAGATCCTTCGCGCAAGATCCCCCGCCAGGCCTTGTGTTGCATGGCCCAGACCGTGGAGAGTCCACCTTCACGATGTTCGGGCTGCTCGGAGACGACAAGAAAGATCTCCGGATCACAGACTGGCATGACTCGCCGGCGCCTCGACTCAACGGCCGGCCGCTCCCCCTCCAGCCGGGGGAACTCTCTCGCAGTCTCGCCATCGCACCGGACCAAAACAGCTTTCTGCTCGGCACGGAATCCAAGCTACGGCTCTTCGCACGTGACGGGACCCCACGGTGGCACATTTCCGTTCCCGGCATTGCCTGGAACGTGACCATTTCGAAAAACGGTCGCCTGGCTGTCGCCGCACTAGGAGACGGCACGATCCGATGGTTTCGCCTCCAGGACGGTCAGGAACTACTGGCGCTCTACCCCCACACCGATCGAAAGCGCTGGATCGTCTGGACGCCCAAAGGCTATTTCGACGCCGAGACAGATGCGGAAGCACTCATCGGGTGGCATCTGAATCGCGGCAACAACCGCGAAGCCGAGTTCTACGATGCCTCGCACTTCTTCGAGCAGTTCTACCACCCGGAACTCGTGGCACGAGTGCTTCACACAACAGAGGCCGATACAGCCGCGCTCCAATATTTCGGCCAACAGGAGCGAGTCAACTTGGCCGTCGGATTTACTTCCCCGCCGACGGCCACCATCACGGCCCCTACGCTGAATGCCCAGTTGAACCAAGAAGAGATCGACGTGACCGTAACCGCTGAGGATCAAGGAGGCGGGATCGGCGAGATACGCCTCTACCACAACGACAAGCTCGTCGGAGCCGACATTCGCGGGATCGCCGTGGCAGCAGATACCGCGGTACGGAAGCAGCGAACCCTCCCGTTTCATATCCGCCTCATTCAGGGAGAGAACAACCTGAGAGCCGTGGCCATCAGCACGGCCAGGATCGAAGGGAAATCGGTCGAGCTGCGAATGACCTTTAACGGGCCGCAGAAACAAGCCGTCCTGCATCTCATTGCAGTCGGTATCAATCAGTATCAGAACTCTGCGTTGAACCTCAATTTCGCCCAACCTGATGCCGCGGGCATTCTGAAGTTTTTCTCTGCGTCATCGTCCAGTCTGTTTCGAACCGTCAAAATCACCGAGCTGTTCAACAACGGTGCAACCAAGACCGAGTTACTCACGAAACTCCAGAGCCTGAAAGGCACGGCTCCGGAAGACGTCGTCATCGTGTATCTTGCCGGACATGGTGAAAGTGTTGGCGCAGACTGGTACTTCCTCCCACACGAAGTCGTGTATCCCGAGCGGCCGGAAGAAATACGGCAGAAGGGCATCTCGTCACAAGAGATAAAAGACCTGGTGATGCAGATCGGAGCCAAGAAGGTGCTCTTGCTCATGGATGCCTGCAAATCGGGCTTTGCCCTGCAAGCATTTTCAGCCAGAGGCGTGGACGAACGCCAGGCCTTGGCTCAGTTGGCGCGGGCCAATGGCGTTCATATCGTGGCTGCGTCCACAAAAGATCAGTTCGCCAGCGAAGTCAAAGAACTCGGACATGGGGTGTTCACCTATACCCTCCTCGAAGCGCTCCAAGGGCAAGCCGACGGGAGCCCGAAGGACGGCATCGTCACGGTGCGAGAACTCCTCGCCTTTGTGGAAGCCCGCCTGCCAGAACTCAGCCTGAAATTCAAAACCGAACGGCAGTACCCGGTCGCCGAATCCCGTGGCATGGATTTCCCCATCGCAGCGATCAAATAAACTGCGGCACAAGGTTAATTTCTCCGCATACGCCAACCAACCAATGAGCCAATGGCATCAATGGCGAACGGCTATATTTTATGAGCCTGAAAGCGGGTACTAAAAACTGGAGGTCTTGATCCAGCCGCCTCAATGATGCGGCGACGGATCAAGTAGACTGCGGTTGGTCGGGGCGACAGGATTCGAACCTGCGACATCCTGCTCCCAAAGCAGGCGCGCTACCGAGCTGCGCTACGCCCCGACGCTGGGATAACAATCAAAGATACTATGCCCTAAGGCTTGAGAACAGGAGAAGCCTTTGACGAGCCTCTCTTTATACAGGAACACCCGGTGAGAGTCCAGGCTACAGGCCTTCCAGGAAAGACACCGTAGGCAGTAGGGGCTATGAAAAACGACCCCCGTAGCCGGCCACAAGCTCTCCTGCCAAACAACCGTGAGCAAAACAGACCTACTGGCTGTTGCGCTCTGCAAACAGAATTGCGCGGGAAATTTCCGGACTACGAATTACTGAAACTGTGCGGCGAGATCGGCCGGCTTGAAGACGCCGCGCTCGGTGATGATGCCGGTGATCAACTCTGCCGGGGTGACGTCGAAGGCTGGATTGTAGACGGCGACCCCTTGGGGTGCGATGGGATGGCTCCCGTGAATGGTGGTGACTTCGAGAGAATTGCGTTGCTCGATGGGAATGTCGGCGCCGGTCTTGGTCTTCAGATCGATCGTGGAATAGGGCGCGGCGACATAGAAGGGAATCCCATGCGCCTTCGCCAGCACCGCGACCGAATAGGTGCCGATCTTGTTGGCCACATCGCCGTTCGCCGCGATGCGATCGGCGCCGACGACGCAAAGCTGAATCTTCCCTTGGCGCATGAGTGAACCGGCCATATTGTCGGTGATGAGCGTCACAGGAATCTTGTCCTGCATCAACTCCCAAGCCGTGAGCCGCGCGCCTTGCAACACCGGCCTGGTTTCATCGGCAATAACCTGAATCTTCTTCCCCTGCTCCCAGGCTGCGCGAATGACACCCAATGCCGTGCCATAGCCGGCTGTCGCCAGCGCACCGGCATTGCAATGGGTCAGGATCGTTTGGCCGCTCGCGATGAGCGTCGCTCCATGCTGTCCCATCGCCTTACAAAGTGCGATATCTTCATCGAGAATGACTTGTGACTCGTTCAACAAGGCTGCTTTGATCGAGGCAACGGGCTGCGTGCGTACCGAGGCGAGCAGGCGCTTCATCCGTTCGATGGCCCAAAACAGATTGACCGCTGTCGGCCTGGTCGCAGCCAGATGATCGCAGATGACGAGCACTGATGTGGCGAAGGACTCATAGTCAGAGGCCGTGACGGTCTGGGCGCCGAGGGCGACTCCCATCGCCGCAGTCACCCCGATTGCTGGAGCGCCCCTGACTTTCAATGTACGAATCGCATCAGCGACGGTTTGGTAGTCGCGGCAATCCAGAAACTCGACATACTCAGGCAGCCGGCTCTGATCGAGTAGCCGAACCGCGCCGTCTTTCCATTCAACAGTGGGAACCATGAGGCATCTTGTAGCGGGAACTGTGGCACAGTGCAAGGGGGGAGGGAGAGAGACTCTCCGCTCGGGCAGTCGACATGCTGCTGGGTGCCGTAACTGCCCCAGCCGATTGACTGACCATTCTGTTTCGCATAGTATCTACATCGTAGATACTCACGGAGGCCCACATCATGAAAACGACCGCTCAGAAATGGGGCAATAGCCTGGCCGTCAGAGTTCCGAAAAGCATCGCGGAGCAAGCGGGCCTCAAGGTCAACGATGATTTGGACATTGAAGTCAAAAAAGGCATGCTCATCCTGAAGCCTCACCTCCGTCGCGTGTACAGACTTGAGGACTTGCTCAAACGCATGACCTCTGAGAATGCCCACGATGAAGTCGAGTTTGGTGGCCCTGTCGGGCATGAGGCACTCTGATGGCAGCCAGAAAATACGTCCCTGACCGTGGAGATATCGTCTGGCTCCAATTCACGCCGCAAGCCGGACATGAACAGGCAGGACATCGCCCGGCCCTGGTCCTCTCGCCGGCCAGTTATAATCGGCGCAGCGGTTTGATGCTTTGCTGCCCGATCACCAGTCGTGTAAAGGGCTATCCATTTGAAGTGGCATTAGGAGAGGGAGAGGATTTGGCAGGCGTGGTCCTCGCCGACCAGGTCAAAAGCTTAGACTGGAAGGCCCGGCAAGCCAGCAAGAAAGGAAAAGTCTCCACACAAGTCATGGCAGAGACTTTGAGCAAATTGCACACACTACTCTGATCGGGCTATCCCCTCGAATTCCCACATGTCCTCTTGAAGTCACATGTTCATCGGATTGAACCGGAGAGGTTGTGCCAGCACTCAAAGTCTCTGGCGTCCGCTCCATTCGAGAATCGTGATCATGACCACAATTAAGCAGGCCTGGATGAGGAGCAGTACCGCTTCAGCCGTCCCGGCGTGACGGAGCGCCAACGCCGCCAACCCGAGACAAATCGTCATGAGGAAGATCATCGCCACACTCGCCTGGCGAGACCCCAACGCACGCTCAAGACGATGGTGGAGATGGTCTTTCCCCACGTAGTCCAGCCATTCTTTGACGGAATGCACTTTCCCCATCGCCACCCGCTCTACGGTAATGTGGATCATGTCGTAGATCAGCACACCGAAAATGAGGAGCGGATTGCTGAATGAGACGATCGGACTGGCATCTGCCCAATTCCCCTTGACGGCCAAACAGGCCAACGTGAACCCGAGGAAGGTCGCCCCTCCGTCTCCCAGAAAAATGACGGCCGGTTTCTTTCCTCTAAAATTATAGGGCAAAAACCCCACCCCGGCTCCGATGATGGCGATGGCAAGCCAGCCCACTCCCGGCTGGTTCGTCTCAAACGCCACCGCTCCCATGAATCCGGCAATGAGAATCGCCAGCCCCGTAGCCAACCCATCCATGCCGTCGAAGAAATTGAAGGCGTTCGTGATCCCGACGATCCAGAGTAACGTCATCATCACGTTCGCCACATCGCCAACCGGCCCGACAGGAAACAGGGTCAGAACCTTCCCCGTGGCAATGACAATCCCTGCCGCGATGAGTTGCGCAATCAACTTCACCGATGCAGGCAATTCCCAGACATCGTCGATCACACCGACAATCAAGAGCAACGATCCGGCGACCAACGTCGCAATCATCCAGTCCGGCAGAATCGAATTCAACAGCACCGAGCCCAGAAAACCCAGATAGACGGCCACTCCACCGAGCCTGGGAGTCGGGTATACATGGATCTTCCGGTCGGAGGGCTGATCGACCAGCCCCCACTGATGACTGAGATGCACCATGAGCGGCGTCAACGCACCGGCGCCGAGAAAGGCAAAGAGGAGGATATAGAGCCACCGAAGCCCTTCGAAGACAAAGAGCTGCCGCACCGTGGGAACGGCCAAGGCCACCACTCCCAATAAAGCCCCCAGCACAGCAGGCGTCAACCAACGCCAACTGCTACGGACTGCGAACGGCGACAGCTCGACCACGATGGCTTTCACAACAAAACCTCGTCCAACGATAATAGAATCTGCCTGACTTCGTCGTCTGCGAGATTGGGATAGAATGGAATCGACAGGGCCGTTCGGTCTGCTTCGTCGCTGTTGGGAAAACCGGACTGATCCAGATAACGGTGAAGCGGTCGAAAGACGGGCTTGCGACAATGAATCCCCTGTACCTCCAATGTGCCGATCAGCCCCATGAGGCCATCGGGATCGGTCCGGAGATGCGGAAGTCTGACCACATATCGATAATATCCGTGGGCCCTGCCAGGAGGCGCGGTCGGGCAGACGGCAGTCTTGGAGGAGAGTGCCGCACGATAGGCTGCTGCGAGGATTTGGCGCCGTTCATGAAAGGCCGAGAACCGTCCCAACTGGGACAGCGCAAGTGACGCTTGCAGGTCGGTCAGCTTCACATTACAAGAGAAGGGGTCCAATGTCGGTGCGCCGTCATATTCGCGCAGCGACCGGACTCGCTCGAGATCCCCCTTCACATTCGACAGCACCATCCCACCTTCTCCGGCGCACAACAGCTTCGTCGCGTAGAATGAACAAACCGTGAGCCGTCCTACCGTCCCGACAGGCCGACCCTGTTCCGCAACCCCCAACGTCTGCGCACAATCTTCAATCAGCGGAATCCCGATCTGCTCAAGTGCTGTCAGATCGGCCGGCAGGCCGAACAGATGCGGGACGATGATCGCGCGAGTCTTCTTAGTCACGGCCTGGCAGGCGGCAAGCGGGTCGATATTGAACGTATTCAGGTCGATATCGACGAGTCGGGCCTGTGCCCCGACCCGTTGCGTCGCAAGCCATGGCGCCTGGCAAACATAACTCGGCATGATGACTTCGTCGCCGGCGCCGACGTTGAGCGCCCGCAGCGCCAGTTCCAGCGCCGCAGTCCCAGAACTGACCGCCACCCCACCCCGCACCCCCATGAACGATGCCATGTCGCGCTCGAATCGCTCGACCAATGGCCCTTGGGCAAT from Nitrospirota bacterium includes:
- a CDS encoding helix-turn-helix domain-containing protein, which gives rise to MSATDDLLTPQELAVRLRLSLRSVRRLVAAGAIPFRLVGTVKRFVWAEVVSALPKGPVMVSRPSAAPKSIDMVGYLKEKARNWPFTRKAVQS
- a CDS encoding CopG family transcriptional regulator, with protein sequence MGRPKLTERITLRLPEELLADLTTAATRRGVSVNEVALCCFENDLSRIGTYRLDYYGQLRALLAGGLGDDVGHSALMGAIGRQSEKVSDK
- a CDS encoding cytochrome c, with product MAPIARPVHSIDRTIMAFFLVIILSLLAPGCVAQNAADIRAKKFAQRSATPTPIAINTRTCASDSLELARMGKFLYQGKAVCSGCHGREGKGDGDPASLQLMNPKPTDLSNDAMLKHRTDEARYSAIRHGIPGTAMPPFRGHLTDQETRLIIEYLEVLRTGQC
- a CDS encoding tyrosine-type recombinase/integrase; its protein translation is MALPRNPDRGLYARVNVHGEERWYVRIAVNGRMRTFAPHGGFPAEKEAREFLDNTRADIRRGKFFPDSFTRQVLPLKALLEQQEKRRRNTPNSKNDAQYQTWWIQHYGQRDLRTLDPALIDEARRQLETDKKRPQTIHHYLKFLRHALNLAIRDEQLDRSPFQRVKLPPVHNLRERFYSMKERRALYAALGPIWREAAELAGLTGLRWSEQFGLERSRVNVKAGHLVLATTKAGRPQTRLLNTRARELCRIQLKRAGTSRWLYPNQTKTGPIDYANFRKRIWLPACEAAGLTNARWNDWRHTFGSDLTMAGHSDRTVAHLLGHTSTQMVKRYAHLAPSHLKEAVEGLGTAKQLQTRRPSKKRKSL
- a CDS encoding glycine zipper domain-containing protein produces the protein MMLITTMFPGQALVSLLLSLLMLATTSCDTLDALTESTKEKMLENKEALIGSLAGGTAGATIGGLAGKKKGAIIGGTVGLVSGGLIGNYYAKRERDRTQTTASVGYRPEQGNILTISDTLASPSVAKQGDSVKINAKYTILRPDENKATIKETREIRYNGTVVDTQTAEIQLDQGVQNITWEYPISREAKSGNYQVLTTVAIDDKNAAATATFSIK
- a CDS encoding caspase family protein produces the protein MTRWLSASAWACLLLLTGTVVQSVPSGWAASPTQPEPPPSSPPLLRIEAGRHTSSILRISTDEHNRYLATVSLDKTVRIWGLPKLELQTVLRPPIGSGMKGTLYAVAISPNGLSIACGGVEGEVLIFDRETGRLTNRLHGFPNIINHLTYSRDGRWLVITLGGQQGIRLYATKTYTQVDQDSAYAAASHYAEFSHDGRLITVSDDGHLRLYEVGATSTSPLTLIGKRKLAGDRPRSASFSPDGNTLAVGFVDHPRVDLVSGKDLTALTSLPTSKVDEDQYFISVAWSGDGQGLYAAGSYQERGKTGHARGTTFIRRWTIGANKTFQDYPVSEGSIEQLLSLKNGDVIFASHDPALGAIDSSGIRTQYLGRPIPDFRGMGEEFMISEDAAVVKFAYNRGNSFTMFSLPARSFAQDPPPGLVLHGPDRGESTFTMFGLLGDDKKDLRITDWHDSPAPRLNGRPLPLQPGELSRSLAIAPDQNSFLLGTESKLRLFARDGTPRWHISVPGIAWNVTISKNGRLAVAALGDGTIRWFRLQDGQELLALYPHTDRKRWIVWTPKGYFDAETDAEALIGWHLNRGNNREAEFYDASHFFEQFYHPELVARVLHTTEADTAALQYFGQQERVNLAVGFTSPPTATITAPTLNAQLNQEEIDVTVTAEDQGGGIGEIRLYHNDKLVGADIRGIAVAADTAVRKQRTLPFHIRLIQGENNLRAVAISTARIEGKSVELRMTFNGPQKQAVLHLIAVGINQYQNSALNLNFAQPDAAGILKFFSASSSSLFRTVKITELFNNGATKTELLTKLQSLKGTAPEDVVIVYLAGHGESVGADWYFLPHEVVYPERPEEIRQKGISSQEIKDLVMQIGAKKVLLLMDACKSGFALQAFSARGVDERQALAQLARANGVHIVAASTKDQFASEVKELGHGVFTYTLLEALQGQADGSPKDGIVTVRELLAFVEARLPELSLKFKTERQYPVAESRGMDFPIAAIK
- the mtnA gene encoding S-methyl-5-thioribose-1-phosphate isomerase translates to MVPTVEWKDGAVRLLDQSRLPEYVEFLDCRDYQTVADAIRTLKVRGAPAIGVTAAMGVALGAQTVTASDYESFATSVLVICDHLAATRPTAVNLFWAIERMKRLLASVRTQPVASIKAALLNESQVILDEDIALCKAMGQHGATLIASGQTILTHCNAGALATAGYGTALGVIRAAWEQGKKIQVIADETRPVLQGARLTAWELMQDKIPVTLITDNMAGSLMRQGKIQLCVVGADRIAANGDVANKIGTYSVAVLAKAHGIPFYVAAPYSTIDLKTKTGADIPIEQRNSLEVTTIHGSHPIAPQGVAVYNPAFDVTPAELITGIITERGVFKPADLAAQFQ
- a CDS encoding AbrB/MazE/SpoVT family DNA-binding domain-containing protein, with product MKTTAQKWGNSLAVRVPKSIAEQAGLKVNDDLDIEVKKGMLILKPHLRRVYRLEDLLKRMTSENAHDEVEFGGPVGHEAL